In Gouania willdenowi chromosome 17, fGouWil2.1, whole genome shotgun sequence, one DNA window encodes the following:
- the LOC114479410 gene encoding creatine kinase B-type-like: MSSENLHNQMKMKFSSDKEYPDLSKHNNHMAKVLTQAMYEKLRSKQTPSGFTLDDVIQTGVDNPGHPFIMTVGCVAGDEETYEVFKELLDPVIEDRHGGYKPSDKHKTDLNSDNLKGGDDLDPKYVLSTRVRTGRSVRGFCLPPHCSRGERRAVEELSIEALASLSGDLKGKYYALKDMTEAEQQQLIDDHFLFDKPVSPLLLSAGMGRDWPDARGIWHNDNKTFLVWVNEEDHLRVISMEKGGNMKEVFKRFCNGLTKIEELFKERKHPFMWNEHLGYVLTCPSNLGTGLRAGVHVKLPKISKNEEFEDILKKLRLQKRGTGGVDTAAEGGIFDISNADRLGFSEVELVQMVVDGVKLLVEMEKRLEKNKSFKDLIPAQK; the protein is encoded by the coding sequence ATGTCTTCCGAAAACTTGCACAACCAGATGAAGATGAAGTTCTCCTCAGACAAGGAGTACCCAGACCTCAGCAAGCACAACAACCATATGGCCAAAGTGTTGACCCAGGCCATGTATGAGAAGCTGAGGAGCAAACAGACACCGAGCGGATTTACTCTGGATGATGTTATCCAGACTGGAGTGGATAACCCAGGTCATCCCTTCATCATGACCGTGGGCTGCGTGGCTGGAGACGAGGAGACATACGAGGTGTTCAAGGAGCTGCTAGACCCAGTGATCGAGGACAGACATGGAGGCTACAAACCCTCAGACAAGCACAAGACCGATCTGAACTCTGACAACCTTAAGGGCGGTGATGACCTCGACCCAAAGTATGTGCTAAGTACCAGAGTCCGAACAGGGCGCAGCGTGCGCGGCTTCTGTCTGCCTCCACACTGCAGCCGAGGGGAGAGACGTGCCGTGGAGGAGCTCTCCATTGAAGCTCTGGCCTCTCTGTCTGGAGACCTGAAGGGGAAGTACTACGCTCTGAAGGACATGACAGaagctgagcagcagcagctcattGATGACCACTTCCTGTTTGATAAGCCCGTGTCCCCTCTGCTGCTGTCTGCAGGAATGGGTCGTGACTGGCCCGATGCACGCGGCATCTGGCACAACGACAACAAGACCTTCCTGGTGTGGGTGAATGAGGAGGATCACCTACGTGTCATCTCCATGGAGAAAGGAGGGAACATGAAGGAGGTGTTCAAACGCTTCTGCAACGGACTCACCAAGATCGAGGAGCTGTTCAAGGAGCGCAAACACCCCTTCATGTGGAACGAACACCTGGGATACGTCCTCACTTGTCCCTCCAACCTGGGCACCGGTCTCAGAGCCGGCGTGCATGTCAAGCTCCccaaaattagcaaaaatgaaGAGTTCGAGGACATCCTCAAGAAGCTGCGGCTCCAGAAAAGAGGAACTGGTGGTGTTGACACCGCTGCAGAGGGCGGAATCTTTGACATCTCCAATGCCGACCGACTAGGCTTCTCTGAAGTGGAGCTGGTGCAGATGGTGGTGGATGGTGTGAAGCTGCTGGTGGAGATGGAGAAGAGGCTGGAGAAAAACAAGTCCTTCAAGGACCTGATACCCGCTCAGAAGTAA